The following are encoded together in the Lactuca sativa cultivar Salinas chromosome 1, Lsat_Salinas_v11, whole genome shotgun sequence genome:
- the LOC111893007 gene encoding serine/threonine-protein kinase PCRK1, with translation MKCFKSSYSEKKPESPKTPTKSISVQSFSSIFTDRDMRQSGSDLNSQNVSDLSTESMGSTNFPSFSQKSNNLRAFTFSELKAATKNFSRSTKIGEGGFGCVYMGVIKNPKDSTKKLDVAVKQLGKTGLQGHKEWVTEVNVLGVVEHPNLVKLVGYCAEDDERGIQRLLVYEYMPNRSVEDHLSSRSEAPLSWSMRLKVAQDAARGLAYLHEQMDFQIIFRDFKSSNILLDEKWNAKLSDFGMARLGPQEGLTHVSTAVIGTMGYAAPEYIQTGHLNSKSDVWSYGVFLYELITGRRPLDKNRPKNEQKLLEWVKPYLDSKKFRIIIDSRLEGKYSLKSAQKLSIIANKCLSRNSKARPKMSEVLEMVNQLIGGPSHAPSHGPPVKGLDPVVPIEPKKVFVGQKTPENMKKDERESKVVEHTESGCVSLYCRPKLLTTC, from the exons ATGAAGTGTTTCAAGTCCTCATACAGCGAAAAGAAGCCCGAATCACCAAAAACTCCAACAAAATCAATTTCGGTTCAATCGTTTAGTTCTATATTTACAGATCGTGACATGAGACAATCCGGGTCAGATCTAAATTCTCAAAACGTCTCTGATCTTAGCACAGAATCAATGGGAAGCACAAATTTTCCTAGTTTTTCACAAAAGTCAAACAATCTTAGAGCCTTCACATTTTCTGAACTCAAAGCAGCCACAAAGAACTTCAGTCGCTCTACCAAGATTGGTGAAGGAGGATTCGGGTGTGTCTACATGGGTGTAATCAAGAACCCTAAAGATTCCACTAAAAAACTCGATGTCGCTGTCAAACAGCTAGGAAAAACAGGATTACAG GGGCATAAAGAGTGGGTAACGGAGGTGAATGTTCTTGGAGTGGTTGAGCATCCGAATCTTGTGAAATTAGTTGGTTATTGTGCGGAAGATGATGAAAGAGGGATACAACGACTTTTGGTTTATGAATATATGCCGAATAGAAGTGTGGAGGATCATTTATCTTCAAGGTCTGAAGCGCCTCTTTCATGGAGTATGAGATTGAAAGTGGCGCAAGATGCTGCTCGTGGTTTGGCGTATTTACATGAACAAATGGACTTTCAG ATTATTTTCCGAGATTTCAAATCTTCCAACATTCTTCTAGACGAAAAATGGAACGCCAAGCTTTCGGATTTTGGAATGGCTCGATTAGGTCCTCAAGAAGGACTCACTCATGTCTCAACCGCT GTAATAGGAACAATGGGATACGCAGCTCCAGAGTACATCCAAACAGGACATCTAAATTCCAAGAGTGACGTGTGGAGTTACGGGGTGTTCCTATATGAACTTATCACGGGTAGGCGCCCATTGGATAAAAACCGGCCCAAGAACGAACAGAAGCTTCTAGAATGGGTGAAACCGTATCTAGACTCGAAAAAATTCCGGATCATAATCGATTCAAGGCTCGAAGGAAAATACTCATTGAAATCAGCACAAAAGTTGTCAATTATAGCCAATAAATGTTTGTCTAGAAACTCGAAGGCCAGACCAAAGATGAGTGAGGTCCTTGAAATGGTTAACCAACTCATTGGGGGTCCATCACATGCACCTAGCCATGGACCACCGGTCAAGGGTCTGGACCCGGTGGTTCCTATCGAGCCCAAGAAAGTTTTTGTGGGTCAAAAGACTCCTGAGAATATGAAAAAAGACGAAAGAGAGTCTAAGGTTGTTGAACATACAGAATCTGGTTGTGTTTCACTGTATTGTCGTCCAAAGCTGTTGACAACTTGCTGA